A single genomic interval of Eurosta solidaginis isolate ZX-2024a chromosome 3, ASM4086904v1, whole genome shotgun sequence harbors:
- the Ate1 gene encoding arginyl-tRNA--protein transferase 1 isoform X5: protein MHAYTMFPQDYQELIDRGWRRSGLYCYKPLNNETCCPCYTIKCDALEFKLTKSHKKILKRMARFLRDGKKDKIEETVAPTVINKDCDEMEEDAGASGGDEVKGSESVGGIRDEPQEPNLPISTVDLAAVAAANVEKHEAARQENEHFDDQTPFTSQRDETAVDSKSAEKVGSQDSGKKPHDGTNLPRKKAKIMRLERRQAKLAAKGVANAEEKSAPSKKSASKEKTLADFFADVSPNDKHTLEFKLLHVKSQQFKDTLKSTYALYQKYQTRIHNDPPTHISEYLEFLQQSPLKYTKTRDGPSAGYGSFHQQYWLDDKLIAVAVIDILPYCVSSVYFFYDPDYSFLSLGTYGSLREIELVQQLAKKVPALKYYYMGFYIHSCSKMRYKGRLVPSYLLCPEAYTWHLLTDEIRTKLDQHKYQRFNPNSDAKDVDIFEDTDLNDVVLLYDNTYLTYRQYIQSFKISGSDNMLDVLRSRIYKKITGDHDDRDLILEYGKLVGKSLAHRMLYVKT from the exons ATGCATGCCTACACAATGTTTCCGCAAGATTACCAGGAACTAATCGATCGTGGCTGGCGCCGCTCTGGTCTCTATTGTTACAAACCATTAAATAATGAAACATGCTGCCCCTGCTACACCATCAA ATGTGACGCCTTAGAGTTCAAGTTAACCAAATCACATAAGAAAATATTAAAACGAATGGCACGCTTTCTACGTGATGGGAAAAAAGATAAAATCGAAGAAACAGTTGCACCTACCGTGATTAACAAAGATTGTGATGAAATGGAGGAAGACGCTGGTGCCAGTGGAGGAGACGAGGTTAAAGGATCCGAGTCAGTAGGTGGCATACGTGATGAGCCACAAGAGCCCAATCTACCTATTAGCACTGTAGATTTAGCAGCTGTGGCAGCTGCAAATGTCGAAAAGCATGAAGCGGCCCGTCAAGAAAATGAACATTTTGATGACCAAACACCATTCACGTCACAACGTGATGAAACGGCCGTCGATTCAAAAAGTGCAGAAAAAGTGGGTTCCCAGGATAGTGGAAAGAAAC ctCATGACGGTACAAATTTGCCACGTAAAAAGGCGAAAATAATGCGATTGGAACGTAGACAAGCCAAGCTTGCAGCAAAAGGTGTTGCAAATGCAGAAGAAAAATCTGCACCTTCAAAAAAGTCGGCAAGTAAAGAAAAGACACTTGCAGACTTTTTCGCCGATGTAAGCCCCAATGATAAGCACACACTGGAG TTCAAATTGTTACATGTAAAAAGCCAACAATTTAAAGATACACTGAAATCGACATACGCACTTTATCAGAAATATCAAACTCGCATACATAATGATCCACCGACGCATATAAGTGAATATCTGGAATTTTTGCAACAATCGCCTTTAAAG TACACAAAAACACGCGATGGTCCTTCAGCTGGTTATGGctcatttcatcaacaatattggTTGGATGATAAGCTTATTGCAGTAGCTGTTATTGACATCTTGCCTTACTGTGTAAGTTCAGTGTACTTTTTTTATGATCCGGACTACAGTTTTTTGTCGCTGGGAACCTACGGTTCACTAAG AGAAATCGAACTTGTTCAACAACTCGCGAAAAAAGTACCCGCGCTTAAATATTACTATATGGGTTTCTACATACATTCTTGCTCCAAGATGCGTTACAAAGGCCGTCTTGTGCCCTCGTATTTACTATGTCCAGAAGCATATACATGGCATTTGTTGACGGATG AAATTCGTACAAAACTAGATCAACACAAATATCAACGTTTCAATCCAAACTCTGACGCAAAAGATGTTGATATATTCGAGGATACTGACTTAAACGATGTTGTGCTATTATATGACAACACGTACTTAACTTATCGTCAGTACATCCAG TCGTTTAAAATATCAGGAAGTGACAACATGTTGGACGTTTTAAGGAGCAGAATTTACAAAAAG ATTACTGGTGACCATGACGATCGTGATTTAATATTGGAATATGGTAAATTGGTGGGCAAATCACTGGCACATCGAATGCTCTATGTCAAAACTTAA
- the Ate1 gene encoding arginyl-tRNA--protein transferase 1 isoform X3 — MEFTINHYYSKQNSRCGYCKGAKCSVSHGMHAYTMFPQDYQELIDRGWRRSGLYCYKPLNNETCCPCYTIKCDALEFKLTKSHKKILKRMARFLRDGKKDKIEETVAPTVINKDCDEMEEDAGASGGDEVKGSESVGGIRDEPQEPNLPISTVDLAAVAAANVEKHEAARQENEHFDDQTPFTSQRDETAVDSKSAEKVGSQDSGKKPHDGTNLPRKKAKIMRLERRQAKLAAKGVANAEEKSAPSKKSASKEKTLADFFADVSPNDKHTLEFKLLHVKSQQFKDTLKSTYALYQKYQTRIHNDPPTHISEYLEFLQQSPLKYTKTRDGPSAGYGSFHQQYWLDDKLIAVAVIDILPYCVSSVYFFYDPDYSFLSLGTYGSLREIELVQQLAKKVPALKYYYMGFYIHSCSKMRYKGRLVPSYLLCPEAYTWHLLTDEIRTKLDQHKYQRFNPNSDAKDVDIFEDTDLNDVVLLYDNTYLTYRQYIQITGDHDDRDLILEYGKLVGKSLAHRMLYVKT; from the exons ATGGAGTTTACGATAAATCATTATTACAGCAAACAAAATAGCCGTTGTGGTTACTGCAAAGGAGCCAAGTGTTCCGTGTCTCATG GAATGCATGCCTACACAATGTTTCCGCAAGATTACCAGGAACTAATCGATCGTGGCTGGCGCCGCTCTGGTCTCTATTGTTACAAACCATTAAATAATGAAACATGCTGCCCCTGCTACACCATCAA ATGTGACGCCTTAGAGTTCAAGTTAACCAAATCACATAAGAAAATATTAAAACGAATGGCACGCTTTCTACGTGATGGGAAAAAAGATAAAATCGAAGAAACAGTTGCACCTACCGTGATTAACAAAGATTGTGATGAAATGGAGGAAGACGCTGGTGCCAGTGGAGGAGACGAGGTTAAAGGATCCGAGTCAGTAGGTGGCATACGTGATGAGCCACAAGAGCCCAATCTACCTATTAGCACTGTAGATTTAGCAGCTGTGGCAGCTGCAAATGTCGAAAAGCATGAAGCGGCCCGTCAAGAAAATGAACATTTTGATGACCAAACACCATTCACGTCACAACGTGATGAAACGGCCGTCGATTCAAAAAGTGCAGAAAAAGTGGGTTCCCAGGATAGTGGAAAGAAAC ctCATGACGGTACAAATTTGCCACGTAAAAAGGCGAAAATAATGCGATTGGAACGTAGACAAGCCAAGCTTGCAGCAAAAGGTGTTGCAAATGCAGAAGAAAAATCTGCACCTTCAAAAAAGTCGGCAAGTAAAGAAAAGACACTTGCAGACTTTTTCGCCGATGTAAGCCCCAATGATAAGCACACACTGGAG TTCAAATTGTTACATGTAAAAAGCCAACAATTTAAAGATACACTGAAATCGACATACGCACTTTATCAGAAATATCAAACTCGCATACATAATGATCCACCGACGCATATAAGTGAATATCTGGAATTTTTGCAACAATCGCCTTTAAAG TACACAAAAACACGCGATGGTCCTTCAGCTGGTTATGGctcatttcatcaacaatattggTTGGATGATAAGCTTATTGCAGTAGCTGTTATTGACATCTTGCCTTACTGTGTAAGTTCAGTGTACTTTTTTTATGATCCGGACTACAGTTTTTTGTCGCTGGGAACCTACGGTTCACTAAG AGAAATCGAACTTGTTCAACAACTCGCGAAAAAAGTACCCGCGCTTAAATATTACTATATGGGTTTCTACATACATTCTTGCTCCAAGATGCGTTACAAAGGCCGTCTTGTGCCCTCGTATTTACTATGTCCAGAAGCATATACATGGCATTTGTTGACGGATG AAATTCGTACAAAACTAGATCAACACAAATATCAACGTTTCAATCCAAACTCTGACGCAAAAGATGTTGATATATTCGAGGATACTGACTTAAACGATGTTGTGCTATTATATGACAACACGTACTTAACTTATCGTCAGTACATCCAG ATTACTGGTGACCATGACGATCGTGATTTAATATTGGAATATGGTAAATTGGTGGGCAAATCACTGGCACATCGAATGCTCTATGTCAAAACTTAA
- the Ate1 gene encoding arginyl-tRNA--protein transferase 1 isoform X1, with amino-acid sequence MEFTINHYYSKQNSRCGYCKGAKCSVSHGMHAYTMFPQDYQELIDRGWRRSGLYCYKPLNNETCCPCYTIKCDALEFKLTKSHKKILKRMARFLRDGKKDKIEETVAPTVINKDCDEMEEDAGASGGDEVKGSESVGGIRDEPQEPNLPISTVDLAAVAAANVEKHEAARQENEHFDDQTPFTSQRDETAVDSKSAEKVGSQDSGKKPHDGTNLPRKKAKIMRLERRQAKLAAKGVANAEEKSAPSKKSASKEKTLADFFADVSPNDKHTLEFKLLHVKSQQFKDTLKSTYALYQKYQTRIHNDPPTHISEYLEFLQQSPLKYTKTRDGPSAGYGSFHQQYWLDDKLIAVAVIDILPYCVSSVYFFYDPDYSFLSLGTYGSLREIELVQQLAKKVPALKYYYMGFYIHSCSKMRYKGRLVPSYLLCPEAYTWHLLTDEIRTKLDQHKYQRFNPNSDAKDVDIFEDTDLNDVVLLYDNTYLTYRQYIQSFKISGSDNMLDVLRSRIYKKITGDHDDRDLILEYGKLVGKSLAHRMLYVKT; translated from the exons ATGGAGTTTACGATAAATCATTATTACAGCAAACAAAATAGCCGTTGTGGTTACTGCAAAGGAGCCAAGTGTTCCGTGTCTCATG GAATGCATGCCTACACAATGTTTCCGCAAGATTACCAGGAACTAATCGATCGTGGCTGGCGCCGCTCTGGTCTCTATTGTTACAAACCATTAAATAATGAAACATGCTGCCCCTGCTACACCATCAA ATGTGACGCCTTAGAGTTCAAGTTAACCAAATCACATAAGAAAATATTAAAACGAATGGCACGCTTTCTACGTGATGGGAAAAAAGATAAAATCGAAGAAACAGTTGCACCTACCGTGATTAACAAAGATTGTGATGAAATGGAGGAAGACGCTGGTGCCAGTGGAGGAGACGAGGTTAAAGGATCCGAGTCAGTAGGTGGCATACGTGATGAGCCACAAGAGCCCAATCTACCTATTAGCACTGTAGATTTAGCAGCTGTGGCAGCTGCAAATGTCGAAAAGCATGAAGCGGCCCGTCAAGAAAATGAACATTTTGATGACCAAACACCATTCACGTCACAACGTGATGAAACGGCCGTCGATTCAAAAAGTGCAGAAAAAGTGGGTTCCCAGGATAGTGGAAAGAAAC ctCATGACGGTACAAATTTGCCACGTAAAAAGGCGAAAATAATGCGATTGGAACGTAGACAAGCCAAGCTTGCAGCAAAAGGTGTTGCAAATGCAGAAGAAAAATCTGCACCTTCAAAAAAGTCGGCAAGTAAAGAAAAGACACTTGCAGACTTTTTCGCCGATGTAAGCCCCAATGATAAGCACACACTGGAG TTCAAATTGTTACATGTAAAAAGCCAACAATTTAAAGATACACTGAAATCGACATACGCACTTTATCAGAAATATCAAACTCGCATACATAATGATCCACCGACGCATATAAGTGAATATCTGGAATTTTTGCAACAATCGCCTTTAAAG TACACAAAAACACGCGATGGTCCTTCAGCTGGTTATGGctcatttcatcaacaatattggTTGGATGATAAGCTTATTGCAGTAGCTGTTATTGACATCTTGCCTTACTGTGTAAGTTCAGTGTACTTTTTTTATGATCCGGACTACAGTTTTTTGTCGCTGGGAACCTACGGTTCACTAAG AGAAATCGAACTTGTTCAACAACTCGCGAAAAAAGTACCCGCGCTTAAATATTACTATATGGGTTTCTACATACATTCTTGCTCCAAGATGCGTTACAAAGGCCGTCTTGTGCCCTCGTATTTACTATGTCCAGAAGCATATACATGGCATTTGTTGACGGATG AAATTCGTACAAAACTAGATCAACACAAATATCAACGTTTCAATCCAAACTCTGACGCAAAAGATGTTGATATATTCGAGGATACTGACTTAAACGATGTTGTGCTATTATATGACAACACGTACTTAACTTATCGTCAGTACATCCAG TCGTTTAAAATATCAGGAAGTGACAACATGTTGGACGTTTTAAGGAGCAGAATTTACAAAAAG ATTACTGGTGACCATGACGATCGTGATTTAATATTGGAATATGGTAAATTGGTGGGCAAATCACTGGCACATCGAATGCTCTATGTCAAAACTTAA
- the Ate1 gene encoding arginyl-tRNA--protein transferase 1 isoform X4 — MEFTINHYYSKQNSRCGYCKGAKCSVSHGMHAYTMFPQDYQELIDRGWRRSGLYCYKPLNNETCCPCYTIKCDALEFKLTKSHKKILKRMARFLRDGKKDKIEETVAPTVINKDCDEMEEDAGASGGDEVKGSESVGGIRDEPQEPNLPISTVDLAAVAAANVEKHEAARQENEHFDDQTPFTSQRDETAVDSKSAEKVGSQDSGKKPHDGTNLPRKKAKIMRLERRQAKLAAKGVANAEEKSAPSKKSASKEKTLADFFADVSPNDKHTLEVILIPPNKKCVTDEAFNLYKKYQLLVHNDDPNRLTPTSLERFCYKSPVKYTKTRDGPSAGYGSFHQQYWLDDKLIAVAVIDILPYCVSSVYFFYDPDYSFLSLGTYGSLREIELVQQLAKKVPALKYYYMGFYIHSCSKMRYKGRLVPSYLLCPEAYTWHLLTDEIRTKLDQHKYQRFNPNSDAKDVDIFEDTDLNDVVLLYDNTYLTYRQYIQITGDHDDRDLILEYGKLVGKSLAHRMLYVKT, encoded by the exons ATGGAGTTTACGATAAATCATTATTACAGCAAACAAAATAGCCGTTGTGGTTACTGCAAAGGAGCCAAGTGTTCCGTGTCTCATG GAATGCATGCCTACACAATGTTTCCGCAAGATTACCAGGAACTAATCGATCGTGGCTGGCGCCGCTCTGGTCTCTATTGTTACAAACCATTAAATAATGAAACATGCTGCCCCTGCTACACCATCAA ATGTGACGCCTTAGAGTTCAAGTTAACCAAATCACATAAGAAAATATTAAAACGAATGGCACGCTTTCTACGTGATGGGAAAAAAGATAAAATCGAAGAAACAGTTGCACCTACCGTGATTAACAAAGATTGTGATGAAATGGAGGAAGACGCTGGTGCCAGTGGAGGAGACGAGGTTAAAGGATCCGAGTCAGTAGGTGGCATACGTGATGAGCCACAAGAGCCCAATCTACCTATTAGCACTGTAGATTTAGCAGCTGTGGCAGCTGCAAATGTCGAAAAGCATGAAGCGGCCCGTCAAGAAAATGAACATTTTGATGACCAAACACCATTCACGTCACAACGTGATGAAACGGCCGTCGATTCAAAAAGTGCAGAAAAAGTGGGTTCCCAGGATAGTGGAAAGAAAC ctCATGACGGTACAAATTTGCCACGTAAAAAGGCGAAAATAATGCGATTGGAACGTAGACAAGCCAAGCTTGCAGCAAAAGGTGTTGCAAATGCAGAAGAAAAATCTGCACCTTCAAAAAAGTCGGCAAGTAAAGAAAAGACACTTGCAGACTTTTTCGCCGATGTAAGCCCCAATGATAAGCACACACTGGAG GTGATTTTAATACCGCCAAATAAGAAATGCGTTACCGACGAAGCATTCAATTTATATAAGAAATACCAATTGCTCGTCCACAATGACGATCCAAATCGTTTAACACCGACTAGCTTAGAACGTTTTTGTTACAAATCCCCCGTTAAG TACACAAAAACACGCGATGGTCCTTCAGCTGGTTATGGctcatttcatcaacaatattggTTGGATGATAAGCTTATTGCAGTAGCTGTTATTGACATCTTGCCTTACTGTGTAAGTTCAGTGTACTTTTTTTATGATCCGGACTACAGTTTTTTGTCGCTGGGAACCTACGGTTCACTAAG AGAAATCGAACTTGTTCAACAACTCGCGAAAAAAGTACCCGCGCTTAAATATTACTATATGGGTTTCTACATACATTCTTGCTCCAAGATGCGTTACAAAGGCCGTCTTGTGCCCTCGTATTTACTATGTCCAGAAGCATATACATGGCATTTGTTGACGGATG AAATTCGTACAAAACTAGATCAACACAAATATCAACGTTTCAATCCAAACTCTGACGCAAAAGATGTTGATATATTCGAGGATACTGACTTAAACGATGTTGTGCTATTATATGACAACACGTACTTAACTTATCGTCAGTACATCCAG ATTACTGGTGACCATGACGATCGTGATTTAATATTGGAATATGGTAAATTGGTGGGCAAATCACTGGCACATCGAATGCTCTATGTCAAAACTTAA
- the Ate1 gene encoding arginyl-tRNA--protein transferase 1 isoform X2, with translation MEFTINHYYSKQNSRCGYCKGAKCSVSHGMHAYTMFPQDYQELIDRGWRRSGLYCYKPLNNETCCPCYTIKCDALEFKLTKSHKKILKRMARFLRDGKKDKIEETVAPTVINKDCDEMEEDAGASGGDEVKGSESVGGIRDEPQEPNLPISTVDLAAVAAANVEKHEAARQENEHFDDQTPFTSQRDETAVDSKSAEKVGSQDSGKKPHDGTNLPRKKAKIMRLERRQAKLAAKGVANAEEKSAPSKKSASKEKTLADFFADVSPNDKHTLEVILIPPNKKCVTDEAFNLYKKYQLLVHNDDPNRLTPTSLERFCYKSPVKYTKTRDGPSAGYGSFHQQYWLDDKLIAVAVIDILPYCVSSVYFFYDPDYSFLSLGTYGSLREIELVQQLAKKVPALKYYYMGFYIHSCSKMRYKGRLVPSYLLCPEAYTWHLLTDEIRTKLDQHKYQRFNPNSDAKDVDIFEDTDLNDVVLLYDNTYLTYRQYIQSFKISGSDNMLDVLRSRIYKKITGDHDDRDLILEYGKLVGKSLAHRMLYVKT, from the exons ATGGAGTTTACGATAAATCATTATTACAGCAAACAAAATAGCCGTTGTGGTTACTGCAAAGGAGCCAAGTGTTCCGTGTCTCATG GAATGCATGCCTACACAATGTTTCCGCAAGATTACCAGGAACTAATCGATCGTGGCTGGCGCCGCTCTGGTCTCTATTGTTACAAACCATTAAATAATGAAACATGCTGCCCCTGCTACACCATCAA ATGTGACGCCTTAGAGTTCAAGTTAACCAAATCACATAAGAAAATATTAAAACGAATGGCACGCTTTCTACGTGATGGGAAAAAAGATAAAATCGAAGAAACAGTTGCACCTACCGTGATTAACAAAGATTGTGATGAAATGGAGGAAGACGCTGGTGCCAGTGGAGGAGACGAGGTTAAAGGATCCGAGTCAGTAGGTGGCATACGTGATGAGCCACAAGAGCCCAATCTACCTATTAGCACTGTAGATTTAGCAGCTGTGGCAGCTGCAAATGTCGAAAAGCATGAAGCGGCCCGTCAAGAAAATGAACATTTTGATGACCAAACACCATTCACGTCACAACGTGATGAAACGGCCGTCGATTCAAAAAGTGCAGAAAAAGTGGGTTCCCAGGATAGTGGAAAGAAAC ctCATGACGGTACAAATTTGCCACGTAAAAAGGCGAAAATAATGCGATTGGAACGTAGACAAGCCAAGCTTGCAGCAAAAGGTGTTGCAAATGCAGAAGAAAAATCTGCACCTTCAAAAAAGTCGGCAAGTAAAGAAAAGACACTTGCAGACTTTTTCGCCGATGTAAGCCCCAATGATAAGCACACACTGGAG GTGATTTTAATACCGCCAAATAAGAAATGCGTTACCGACGAAGCATTCAATTTATATAAGAAATACCAATTGCTCGTCCACAATGACGATCCAAATCGTTTAACACCGACTAGCTTAGAACGTTTTTGTTACAAATCCCCCGTTAAG TACACAAAAACACGCGATGGTCCTTCAGCTGGTTATGGctcatttcatcaacaatattggTTGGATGATAAGCTTATTGCAGTAGCTGTTATTGACATCTTGCCTTACTGTGTAAGTTCAGTGTACTTTTTTTATGATCCGGACTACAGTTTTTTGTCGCTGGGAACCTACGGTTCACTAAG AGAAATCGAACTTGTTCAACAACTCGCGAAAAAAGTACCCGCGCTTAAATATTACTATATGGGTTTCTACATACATTCTTGCTCCAAGATGCGTTACAAAGGCCGTCTTGTGCCCTCGTATTTACTATGTCCAGAAGCATATACATGGCATTTGTTGACGGATG AAATTCGTACAAAACTAGATCAACACAAATATCAACGTTTCAATCCAAACTCTGACGCAAAAGATGTTGATATATTCGAGGATACTGACTTAAACGATGTTGTGCTATTATATGACAACACGTACTTAACTTATCGTCAGTACATCCAG TCGTTTAAAATATCAGGAAGTGACAACATGTTGGACGTTTTAAGGAGCAGAATTTACAAAAAG ATTACTGGTGACCATGACGATCGTGATTTAATATTGGAATATGGTAAATTGGTGGGCAAATCACTGGCACATCGAATGCTCTATGTCAAAACTTAA
- the LOC137244112 gene encoding T-complex protein 1 subunit eta-like: protein MHDQNMTWLYMWKRQSKEQQSALLEKCSATAMSSNVQEYQKIVNAEWRRLYNKIGNIFQIVKCSVSVPEEDFKRTMKACGGAVMTTANDINSSVLGQCDYFEERQVGGEHFNIFQGCVNARTYTLILHGGAEQFLKETELRYMML from the exons atgcatgaccaaaatatgacatggctgtacatgtggaagcgccaatcaaaggagcaacaaagtgctttattggaaaaatgctctgccacagcaatgtcctccaatgtccaagagtatcagaaaattgttaatgctgAATGGCGTCGCCTGTACAATAAAATAGGAAA tatttttcagatcgtgaaatgttctgttagtgtaccagaagaagattttaaacgtacaatgaaagcttgtggtggagctgttatgactacagctaatgatattaattcaagtgttttgggtcaatgtgattactttgaagaacgtcaagttggtggtgaacatttcaacattttccaag gttgcgttaatgctagaacatatacattgattttacatggcggtgccgaacaatttttgaaagaaactgagcttcgttacatgatgctataa